The following are encoded in a window of Haloplanus vescus genomic DNA:
- a CDS encoding DUF7096 domain-containing protein, producing the protein MMRRDPPDALVFALVVAVVVGAVAVPASALGAPAATTGEDGAYVGQQTSDGATVNDSASNDSEANESLAPGQRLAGVVGVQGAELDGEMDQRTFQSRVARADSNASKAAVVATDLNAARERLQTLRETRAELREAREAGNISRGEYRARMAVTATQVQSLQRQLDSNERLARDLPDEALESQGVNRTEIDRLRQNASELDGPEVAEIAREIAGNGSARGPANRSEAPGRGDAQRDAGNGSRASPAANESTRGPPEDAGSRPENASNATRSAPEDRGPANRSSNGSASGNADERPTDRSNGPDGNSSDEANGNTTERGSGNGDGADNAGGGDGASDGNDADGAENGADSNDASGSGNGADDAPGQSDDADESNGADGSQSDGSGNAGGSSDSAGPPDDSGAGGGDD; encoded by the coding sequence ATGATGAGACGAGACCCTCCGGACGCTCTCGTGTTCGCCCTCGTCGTCGCCGTCGTCGTCGGCGCGGTGGCGGTTCCCGCGTCGGCACTCGGTGCGCCAGCGGCGACGACTGGCGAGGACGGAGCGTACGTCGGGCAGCAGACGAGTGATGGCGCGACGGTGAACGATTCGGCGTCGAACGACTCGGAAGCGAACGAGTCGCTCGCCCCCGGACAGCGACTCGCTGGCGTCGTCGGCGTCCAAGGCGCCGAACTCGACGGTGAAATGGACCAGCGGACGTTCCAGTCCCGTGTCGCTCGCGCCGACTCCAACGCGTCGAAGGCGGCCGTCGTGGCGACGGACCTCAACGCCGCCCGGGAGCGCCTCCAGACGCTCCGCGAGACGCGCGCCGAGCTCCGCGAGGCCCGCGAGGCCGGCAACATCTCTCGCGGCGAGTACCGAGCGCGGATGGCCGTCACCGCCACGCAGGTGCAGTCCCTCCAGCGCCAGCTCGACTCGAACGAACGACTCGCGCGGGACTTGCCAGACGAAGCGCTCGAATCCCAGGGCGTGAACCGAACGGAGATAGACCGCCTCCGACAGAACGCGAGCGAACTCGACGGCCCGGAGGTCGCCGAAATCGCCCGCGAGATAGCGGGTAACGGGAGCGCACGCGGCCCGGCGAACCGCTCCGAGGCACCCGGGCGCGGTGACGCCCAGCGTGACGCCGGCAACGGCAGTCGAGCATCGCCCGCAGCGAACGAGTCCACACGCGGCCCGCCCGAGGACGCCGGATCAAGACCCGAGAACGCCAGCAACGCCACTCGCTCTGCGCCCGAGGACCGAGGCCCCGCCAACCGCTCGTCGAACGGGTCGGCGTCGGGCAACGCGGACGAGCGCCCGACAGACCGGTCGAACGGCCCCGACGGCAATTCGAGTGACGAGGCGAACGGCAATACGACGGAACGTGGGTCTGGGAACGGTGACGGCGCCGACAACGCCGGCGGCGGAGACGGCGCTAGCGACGGAAACGACGCTGATGGCGCTGAAAACGGCGCTGACAGTAACGACGCCAGCGGGTCCGGAAACGGCGCGGACGACGCCCCGGGGCAGTCGGACGACGCCGACGAGTCGAACGGCGCCGACGGCAGCCAATCCGACGGCTCCGGGAACGCGGGCGGGTCGAGTGACTCGGCCGGGCCGCCCGACGATTCGGGCGCCGGCGGCGGCGACGACTGA